GAGTTATTTGACCTCATCACAGCTTGCCTAGTTGCAATTCTCGGGAATTAGACATTACCTAAATCTAACTTATTTGTTGGAGGTGAAGGTGACATTATCAGCTATCCCTAGAGTTTGACACACAACATATGACAGCAAGTTGGTTTCCATTTGTAGGCAATCTTATAGTCTGTAGCACATTGCTGATATTGCATCATGTTATTTTTCTAATTACATTTTGTCTGTGTGCTACTGCTGTTATACTGTTCAATTAGATAAATCACAGTATTTACATCTTATAGTGCTTGAATTCTAATCATTTTTTCATATCCATTGGTTGCAGTGTGCAAGAGAAAGTAGCCTAAGCAGTAGCTCTACTTTCACGTCAGATTCCCTTGAGAATAAGTTGAGCTCTGCAAACTCTACCAAGGATCGCTCTTCAGGAGAATACACATATTCAGAAAGGACTGATGTGTCAGATATGCAAGTGAAAAGTGTTTCTTCTTCAGACATTCGAATCAGTGTTTCCAGTGCCCTTAGCACATCCAGCCATGGCTCTGGAGGTGAAGATTCTGAATCGTTTGGAGATATTTATGTATGGGGGGAAGTCATCTGTGATACTGCTTCAAGATCAGGGTCCGATAGAAGTGCTTACTCGCCTGGCGTAACTACTGATGTTCTTGTACCAAAGCCCCTAGAGTCAAATGTAATGCTTGATGTCAGTTATGTGGCTTGCGGTGTGAAACATGCTGCCCTTGTTACAAGACAGGCAGAGGTATTTACATGGGGAGAAGAATGCAGTGGGCGTCTTGCTCATGGGGTTGGAACAAATGTTTTCCAGCCACGTCTTGTTGAGTCATTATCTATCTGCAACGTCGAACTAATCGCTTGTGGTGAATTCCATACTTGTGCTGTCACTGCAACTGGTGATCTCTACACTTGGGGAGATGCTACACACAATGCAGGGCTGCTTGGTCATGGTAGTAACGTGAGCCACTGGATCCCGAGAAGAGTTTCAGGTCCACTGGATGGTCTTCAGGTATCTACTGTATCTTGCGGCACATGGCATACAGCCTTGATAACTAGTTCTGGAAAGTTATACACATTTGGTGATGGCACATTTGGAGTCTTGGGTCATGGAAATCGAAAATCATGCTCATATCCAAAGGAAGTGGAATCTTTGAAGGGTTTGAGGACAATTTCTGTTTCCTGTGGTGTGTGGCATACTGCTGCTGTTGTTGAGGTTATCATTTCACAGTCAAATGCTTCATCTGGAAAGCTGTTCACTTGGGGGGATGGAGACAAATACCGTCTTGGGCATGGTGATAGGTCTTCAAAACTGAAACCAACTTGTGTGCCTTCTTTGATAGATTACAACTTTCATAGGGCTGCATGTGGTCATACTCTTACAATTGGGTTGACTACTTCAGGACACATTTTTACCGTGGGAAGCTCTGTGTATGGACAGCTTGGTAATCCAAATAATGATGGAAGGTATCCTCGCCTAGTTGAAGAAAAACTTGGGGGTGGCGGTGTTATGGAGGTTGCTTGTGGATCGTATCATGTTGCAGTATTGACAAATGCTGGCGAAGTTTACACATGGGGTAAGGGTGCAAATGGAAGATTGGGTCATGGTGATATTGCAGATCGCAAAGTGCCTACACTTGTTGAGGCTTTGAGGGATCGGTCTGTAAAACGTGTTGCTTGTGGATCAGGCTTTACAGCTGCAATTTGCCAACATAAATGGGTCTCTGGGATGGAGCAGTCTCAGTGCTCGGCATGTAGACAGCCATTTGGTTTCACTCGGAAAAGGCACAACTGTTACAACTGTGGTTTAGTACACTGCCATTCGTGTAGTTCAAAAAAAGCTTTAAGAGCAGCATTGTCTCCTAATCCCGGGAAGCCATATCGTGTATGTGATTCATGTTATGTGAAATTAAGTAAAGTTCTGGATTCTGGTGTCAGTTATAGTAGAAATACTATACCCCGTTTACCTGGTGATACAAAGGCTGAGAAAATTGACACAAAGGTTACCAAAGTTGCACCATCCAGTAGCTCAGATATGATTAGGAGTTTAGATGTAAAGGCAGCTAAGCAGACGAAGAAGTCTGACTACACTTCACAAGTTCCAGTAGCGTTGCAGCTTAAAGACATCCCTTTCATCAGTGCACCTGACCTCCAGAACTCATATACAGTGGCTAATCAATACCCTTATGACTCAAGATCTACTTTACCATTTTTGAGGATGCCATATCTGAACTATTCCAGCTCGCTGTCCTCGGAAAGCTTGGAGAGCCTTAGGGATGCAAATGAACTTCTGAAgcaagaggttcaaaaactacaAGCAGAGGTATGCTTTTCCTATACTTGTGTCGTGTCTGAAAACATCAAGAGAGAGAGTTCTTATACTTGTTCTTGGATCAGGTTAATAGCTTGCGACAGGAACGTGAACAGCAAGATGCTGAGCTGCAGAAATCAGAGGCAAAAGCCCATGAAGCGATGACCCTTGCTACTGAGGAAGCATCCAAATTGAAGACTGCCAAAGATGTCATAAAATCACTGACAGCACAGGTAAGTTCCTCATTAAATCTTGCACAGTATTATCAACCCAAGGGCTGGTGTTAGCACCGTGTTCTTCAGTTATGTTATCTTGCACTATATGACTGCAATGGTAACAGCTGTTGGAAACCCAGGCTGTGTGCTTGTAGCTTATCTGCTTTTGTGAAGCATTTGGATTTTGTAGTTCCCCTAAGCTACGTCGAGACAATGGAATGTTTAGCAGTTATATCATATATGTTTTGTTTGGTCTTGTTTGTTTTTTCATGTCTTGGACAGTACTTGAGGCTGATGATATAAACCACTTGTcatgtttcctttctttttttggcaGCTAAAAGAAATGTCTGAAAGGCTTCCTGCAGGAGCATGTGATGCGAAGAATGGGCGCCTGATGGGTGCTTTACCGCCTGAAATTGGAAGAGAGAACCAGATGAGATATGACCCTAGCAGCATTCAGTATCCCCAAACTCCGGCTTCTGTTGCGTCTGCTCGGTTTGGTGGATTACCTCCCCAAGTTCATCATGCAAGTGAATACAATGAAACAGTCATGGTTCCACAAGAGGGCAGGGGTGAACACCTCAACGGTTTCAGAGAGTTCTCCTCTGTGCAGCAGAGGGCCAATGGAGGGACTATTGGGTATCGTCATAGACCAGACGATCATGACCGGAAGGAAACAGACAGGTTCCAGATAAATCTAAACAACTTGAACATGAGAAGTTCAGGTTCCCCCAATAATCAAGTTGAAGCAGAGTGGATAGAGCAGTATGAACCTGGAGTATACCTGACTCTAGTTTCTCTTCGTGACGGAACCAAAGAGTTGAAACGAGTACGATTCAGGTAAGAAACGTTACTTATTCAGAACAAGTGAGTTTTCCCCCCTTTGAATAGCACATATCTTCATGTGCATGGTTTGGTAGCCCGTGGTTGTATCTGCTGAAATATTTTCGTCCTTGAACAACATTGTGTTCTGATATGGAAGCGTTGTTTGCAGCCGTAGGAGGTTTGGAGAACACCAAGCAGAATCATGGTGGAATGACAATCGGGAAAAAGTGTACGACAAGTACAATGTGTGCGGAACCGATCGGCTCTCTTCAGTAATGACAAGTTGATGTAAACCTGCATGAAGGGCCGAGACGTCCAGCTTGGTTTTTTTAGAATGTGCTTCATCCTACCTTGTGTTATGTTCTGTCATCTACAGCACCACACCCCTTGTTGTATAGAGGAAATCATGTGT
This sequence is a window from Setaria italica strain Yugu1 chromosome III, Setaria_italica_v2.0, whole genome shotgun sequence. Protein-coding genes within it:
- the LOC101771832 gene encoding PH, RCC1 and FYVE domains-containing protein 1, translating into MADPVDIDKALVALKKGTQLLKYGRKGKPKFTPFRLSNDESTLIWVSSNKEKTLKLASVSRILSGQRTLVFQRFLLPEKDHLSFSLIYNDGKRSLDLICKDKVEAEAWFTGLSALVSPGQHGSQAQHIDGIRNAGLSFDCARESSLSSSSTFTSDSLENKLSSANSTKDRSSGEYTYSERTDVSDMQVKSVSSSDIRISVSSALSTSSHGSGGEDSESFGDIYVWGEVICDTASRSGSDRSAYSPGVTTDVLVPKPLESNVMLDVSYVACGVKHAALVTRQAEVFTWGEECSGRLAHGVGTNVFQPRLVESLSICNVELIACGEFHTCAVTATGDLYTWGDATHNAGLLGHGSNVSHWIPRRVSGPLDGLQVSTVSCGTWHTALITSSGKLYTFGDGTFGVLGHGNRKSCSYPKEVESLKGLRTISVSCGVWHTAAVVEVIISQSNASSGKLFTWGDGDKYRLGHGDRSSKLKPTCVPSLIDYNFHRAACGHTLTIGLTTSGHIFTVGSSVYGQLGNPNNDGRYPRLVEEKLGGGGVMEVACGSYHVAVLTNAGEVYTWGKGANGRLGHGDIADRKVPTLVEALRDRSVKRVACGSGFTAAICQHKWVSGMEQSQCSACRQPFGFTRKRHNCYNCGLVHCHSCSSKKALRAALSPNPGKPYRVCDSCYVKLSKVLDSGVSYSRNTIPRLPGDTKAEKIDTKVTKVAPSSSSDMIRSLDVKAAKQTKKSDYTSQVPVALQLKDIPFISAPDLQNSYTVANQYPYDSRSTLPFLRMPYLNYSSSLSSESLESLRDANELLKQEVQKLQAEVNSLRQEREQQDAELQKSEAKAHEAMTLATEEASKLKTAKDVIKSLTAQLKEMSERLPAGACDAKNGRLMGALPPEIGRENQMRYDPSSIQYPQTPASVASARFGGLPPQVHHASEYNETVMVPQEGRGEHLNGFREFSSVQQRANGGTIGYRHRPDDHDRKETDRFQINLNNLNMRSSGSPNNQVEAEWIEQYEPGVYLTLVSLRDGTKELKRVRFSRRRFGEHQAESWWNDNREKVYDKYNVCGTDRLSSVMTS